In Taeniopygia guttata chromosome 7, bTaeGut7.mat, whole genome shotgun sequence, a single window of DNA contains:
- the TRAK2 gene encoding trafficking kinesin-binding protein 2 isoform X1 gives MSFDSRGLESVPDGCSNEDLPEVELVSMLEEQLPDYKLRVDSLYLHENADWIQPMACHGWLPEMASSAREEDSFCYMTLIELPSSSLDGSHKFAQVLGTENTEQKDYGEADMVKRLLAEKDRDLELAARIGQALLKRNHLLMEQNEALEEQLGQTLDRVNQLQHELSKKDDLLRIVSIASEESETDSSCSTPLRFNESFTVSHDPLQLDVLQDKLRELEEENLALRSKACHLKSETITYEEKEQQLVNDCVKELRQTNAQISRITEELSEKSEEVIHYQEEISSLLSQIVDLQHKLKENVIEKEELKLHLQASKDAQRQLTAELHEFQDRNAECLGMLHESQEEVKLLRSRASSVACLCHPQSCGAFPVDSLAAEIEGTMRKELSQGDQSVLSKQKGQQKRVFDTVKIANTIHGRSSSFPAPLPIPGSNRSSAVMTAKPFQSGTHHLESHARVAPGSSSEKNLKDTHSPGQPGTPGDNDLVTALHRLSLRRQNYLSEKQFFEEEWDRKLHLLAEQKEEASSCSTPTESSFSPSTNSEFTDLSASSSNLRVLLPEKLQIVKPIEGSQTLFHWQQLARPNLGTILDPRPGVVTKGFTPLSDDTVHHISDLEEDDEEEGEGGITFQAQQSFPEEKKCALAKPAAGIFLPPVTSAALPLTASNPGKCLSSTNSTFTFTTCRILHPSDVTQVTPSSMGAPFSLGNTGSSTGNPVVSTPASPYRLSIGEFLTNRRDSTTTFSSTSSLAKLLQERGISAKVYDSPMLEKLPLLQPPQTLLIPSTPPNSPSRSPCPSPPPFEPRVHHSENFLASRPAETFLQEMYGPKPSCNIPDVGQLKMSLVDRLKRLGIARVIKPPETQDHGKNQGPEVGLQRQDSAGFLNAGSNLMAGLRRNQSLPAIIGALGAPVCTQSSKMDILKED, from the exons ATGAGTTTTGATTCCAGGGGCTTGGAGAGCGTCCCTG ACGGCTGCTCCAATGAGGACCTTCCTGAGGTGGAGTTGGTGAGCATGCTGGAAGAACAGTTGCCAGATTACAAGTTACGAGTAGACTCTCTGTACCTGCATGAAAATGCAGACTGGATTCAGCCCATGGCTTGCCATGGCTGGCTGCCAGAGATGGCTTCTTCAGCTCGTGAGGAGGACTCCTTCTGTTACATGA CTCTTATTGaacttccttcctcctccttggATGGATCTCACAAATTTGCACAAG TTCTTGGCACAGAAAATACGGAGCAGAAAGACTACGGTGAAGCTGACATGGTCAAACGTCTGTTAGCTGAG AAAGATCGGGACCTGGAACTGGCAGCACGGATTGGACAAGCCCTCCTTAAGCGAAATCATCTGTTGATGGAGCAGAATGAAGCACTGGAAGAACAGTTAGGACAAACTCTAGACAGA GTTAACCAGCTGCAGCATGAGCTGTCGAAGAAGGATGACCTGCTGCGTATTGTTTCCATCGCCTCTGAGGAGAGTGAGACAGATTCCAGCTGTTCCACACCACTGCGCTTCAACGAGTCTTTCACTGTGTCCCATGATCCATTGCAGCTGGATGTCCTGCAGGATAAACTCcgagagctggaggaggagaacCTGGCTCTGCGATCCAAG GCTTGCCATCTGAAGTCAGAAACCATTACATATGAAGAGAAGGAACAGCAGCTGGTCAATGACTGTGTCAAAGAACTCC GGCAAACAAATGCTCAGATTTCCAGGATAACAGAGGAGTTGTCAGAGAAGAGTGAGGAGGTGATTCACTACCAGGAAGAGATCTCATCCCTTTTGTCCCAGATTGTTGATCTTCAGCATAAACTCAAAGAG aATGTGATTGAGAAGGAGGAGCTGAAACTTCACTTACAAGCCTCCAAAGATGCTCAGAGACAGCTGACAGCAGAG CTCCATGAGTTTCAAGATCGGAATGCAGAGTGTCTGGGGATGTTGCATGAGTCCCAGGAAGAAGTGAAGTTGCTGCgcagcagagccagctctgTCGCTTGTCTCTGCCACCCGCAGTCCTGTGGAGCATTTCCTGTG GATTCCCTTGCAGCAGAAATTGAAGGGACAATGCGGAAGGAATTAAGTCAGGGTGATCAATCAGTTCTCTCCAAGCAAAA GGGTCAACAGAAGCGAGTGTTTGACACTGTCAAGATTGCTAATACCATCCATGGCCGctcctcttcctttcctgcCCCATTGCCAATCCCTGGATCAAATCGCTCGAGTGCTGTTATGACAGCAAAGCCCTTCCAGTCTGGCACGCACCACTTGGAGAGCCACGCACGGGTGGcaccagggagcagctctgagaaGAATTTGAA AGACACTCACAGTCCTGGCCAGCCGGGAACCCCTGGAGACAATGACTTGGTCACAGCTCTGCACAGGCTCTCCCTGCGTCGTCAGAACTACCTGAGTGAGAAGCAGTTCTTCGAGGAGGAGTGGGACCGAAAATTGCATTTGCTTGCTGAGCAGAAAGAAGAGGCTAGTAGCTGCAGTACACCAACAGAAAGCTCTTTTTCCCCAAGTACAAACTCAGAATTCACGGATCTCTCTGCCAGCTCTAGCAATCTCCGTGTTCTCCTACCAGAGAAGTTGCAAATTGTCAAACCCATTGAAG GATCTCAGACCCTTTTTCATTGGCAGCAGCTTGCTCGACCCAACCTTGGCACGATTCTAGACCCAAGACCAGGTGTTGTTACTAAAGGCTTTACCCCTCTGTCTGATGATACTGTGCACCACATCTCTGACCTGGAGGAAGATGATGAGGAAGAGGGTGAAGGAGGTATAACATTTCAAGCACAACAGTCCttcccagaggaaaagaaatgtgcattggcaaaaccagcagcaggCATTTTCCTGCCACCTGTTACTTCAGCAGCACTACCACTCACTG CCTCAAATCCAGGGAAGTGTCTATCTTCAACAAATTCCACATTTACCTTCACTACCTGTAGGATCCTTCACCCATCTGATGTCACTCAAGTAACTCCCAG ttccaTGGGTGCTCCTTTTTCACTGGGGAATACTGGCAGCAGTACTGGAAACCCAGTAGTGAGCACTCCAGCCAGTCCTTACAGACTAAGTATTGGAGAATTTCTTACCAACAGAAGAGACTCAACTACTACTTTCAGCAGCACAAGCAGCCTGGCTAAACTTTTGCAAGAACGAGGCATCTCTGCCAAGGTTTATGACAGCCCCATGTTAGAAAAACTGCCTTTGCTGCAACCCCCTCAAACTCTTCTCATTCCTTCTACTCCACCAAATTCTCCTTCACGTTCCCCTTGTCCTTCCCCTCCACCATTTGAGCCTCGAGTGCATCACTCGGAGAATTTCCTGGCTTCTCGACCAGCAGAGACGTTTTTGCAGGAAATGTATGGCCCAAAGCCTTCCTGTAACATCCCAGACGTAGGCCAGCTGAAGATGAGCCTCGTGGACAGACTGAAGAGGCTGGGCATTGCCAGGGTGATCAAGCCCCCTGAAACACAGGACCATGGCAAGAATCAGGGGCCAGAGGTTGGCTTGCAGAGGCAGGACTCAGCTGGGTTTTTAAATGCAGGTAGCAATTTAATGGCAGGACTCAGAAGAAACCAGAGTCTTCCAGCCATAAttggagcactgggagctccTGTTTGCACACAGTCATCAAAAATGGATATACTAAAGGAAGACTAA
- the TRAK2 gene encoding trafficking kinesin-binding protein 2 isoform X2, protein MAVDLEYGPAYRNGCSNEDLPEVELVSMLEEQLPDYKLRVDSLYLHENADWIQPMACHGWLPEMASSAREEDSFCYMTLIELPSSSLDGSHKFAQVLGTENTEQKDYGEADMVKRLLAEKDRDLELAARIGQALLKRNHLLMEQNEALEEQLGQTLDRVNQLQHELSKKDDLLRIVSIASEESETDSSCSTPLRFNESFTVSHDPLQLDVLQDKLRELEEENLALRSKACHLKSETITYEEKEQQLVNDCVKELRQTNAQISRITEELSEKSEEVIHYQEEISSLLSQIVDLQHKLKENVIEKEELKLHLQASKDAQRQLTAELHEFQDRNAECLGMLHESQEEVKLLRSRASSVACLCHPQSCGAFPVDSLAAEIEGTMRKELSQGDQSVLSKQKGQQKRVFDTVKIANTIHGRSSSFPAPLPIPGSNRSSAVMTAKPFQSGTHHLESHARVAPGSSSEKNLKDTHSPGQPGTPGDNDLVTALHRLSLRRQNYLSEKQFFEEEWDRKLHLLAEQKEEASSCSTPTESSFSPSTNSEFTDLSASSSNLRVLLPEKLQIVKPIEGSQTLFHWQQLARPNLGTILDPRPGVVTKGFTPLSDDTVHHISDLEEDDEEEGEGGITFQAQQSFPEEKKCALAKPAAGIFLPPVTSAALPLTASNPGKCLSSTNSTFTFTTCRILHPSDVTQVTPSSMGAPFSLGNTGSSTGNPVVSTPASPYRLSIGEFLTNRRDSTTTFSSTSSLAKLLQERGISAKVYDSPMLEKLPLLQPPQTLLIPSTPPNSPSRSPCPSPPPFEPRVHHSENFLASRPAETFLQEMYGPKPSCNIPDVGQLKMSLVDRLKRLGIARVIKPPETQDHGKNQGPEVGLQRQDSAGFLNAGSNLMAGLRRNQSLPAIIGALGAPVCTQSSKMDILKED, encoded by the exons ATGGCAGTAGATCTGGAGTATGGACCAGCCTACAGAA ACGGCTGCTCCAATGAGGACCTTCCTGAGGTGGAGTTGGTGAGCATGCTGGAAGAACAGTTGCCAGATTACAAGTTACGAGTAGACTCTCTGTACCTGCATGAAAATGCAGACTGGATTCAGCCCATGGCTTGCCATGGCTGGCTGCCAGAGATGGCTTCTTCAGCTCGTGAGGAGGACTCCTTCTGTTACATGA CTCTTATTGaacttccttcctcctccttggATGGATCTCACAAATTTGCACAAG TTCTTGGCACAGAAAATACGGAGCAGAAAGACTACGGTGAAGCTGACATGGTCAAACGTCTGTTAGCTGAG AAAGATCGGGACCTGGAACTGGCAGCACGGATTGGACAAGCCCTCCTTAAGCGAAATCATCTGTTGATGGAGCAGAATGAAGCACTGGAAGAACAGTTAGGACAAACTCTAGACAGA GTTAACCAGCTGCAGCATGAGCTGTCGAAGAAGGATGACCTGCTGCGTATTGTTTCCATCGCCTCTGAGGAGAGTGAGACAGATTCCAGCTGTTCCACACCACTGCGCTTCAACGAGTCTTTCACTGTGTCCCATGATCCATTGCAGCTGGATGTCCTGCAGGATAAACTCcgagagctggaggaggagaacCTGGCTCTGCGATCCAAG GCTTGCCATCTGAAGTCAGAAACCATTACATATGAAGAGAAGGAACAGCAGCTGGTCAATGACTGTGTCAAAGAACTCC GGCAAACAAATGCTCAGATTTCCAGGATAACAGAGGAGTTGTCAGAGAAGAGTGAGGAGGTGATTCACTACCAGGAAGAGATCTCATCCCTTTTGTCCCAGATTGTTGATCTTCAGCATAAACTCAAAGAG aATGTGATTGAGAAGGAGGAGCTGAAACTTCACTTACAAGCCTCCAAAGATGCTCAGAGACAGCTGACAGCAGAG CTCCATGAGTTTCAAGATCGGAATGCAGAGTGTCTGGGGATGTTGCATGAGTCCCAGGAAGAAGTGAAGTTGCTGCgcagcagagccagctctgTCGCTTGTCTCTGCCACCCGCAGTCCTGTGGAGCATTTCCTGTG GATTCCCTTGCAGCAGAAATTGAAGGGACAATGCGGAAGGAATTAAGTCAGGGTGATCAATCAGTTCTCTCCAAGCAAAA GGGTCAACAGAAGCGAGTGTTTGACACTGTCAAGATTGCTAATACCATCCATGGCCGctcctcttcctttcctgcCCCATTGCCAATCCCTGGATCAAATCGCTCGAGTGCTGTTATGACAGCAAAGCCCTTCCAGTCTGGCACGCACCACTTGGAGAGCCACGCACGGGTGGcaccagggagcagctctgagaaGAATTTGAA AGACACTCACAGTCCTGGCCAGCCGGGAACCCCTGGAGACAATGACTTGGTCACAGCTCTGCACAGGCTCTCCCTGCGTCGTCAGAACTACCTGAGTGAGAAGCAGTTCTTCGAGGAGGAGTGGGACCGAAAATTGCATTTGCTTGCTGAGCAGAAAGAAGAGGCTAGTAGCTGCAGTACACCAACAGAAAGCTCTTTTTCCCCAAGTACAAACTCAGAATTCACGGATCTCTCTGCCAGCTCTAGCAATCTCCGTGTTCTCCTACCAGAGAAGTTGCAAATTGTCAAACCCATTGAAG GATCTCAGACCCTTTTTCATTGGCAGCAGCTTGCTCGACCCAACCTTGGCACGATTCTAGACCCAAGACCAGGTGTTGTTACTAAAGGCTTTACCCCTCTGTCTGATGATACTGTGCACCACATCTCTGACCTGGAGGAAGATGATGAGGAAGAGGGTGAAGGAGGTATAACATTTCAAGCACAACAGTCCttcccagaggaaaagaaatgtgcattggcaaaaccagcagcaggCATTTTCCTGCCACCTGTTACTTCAGCAGCACTACCACTCACTG CCTCAAATCCAGGGAAGTGTCTATCTTCAACAAATTCCACATTTACCTTCACTACCTGTAGGATCCTTCACCCATCTGATGTCACTCAAGTAACTCCCAG ttccaTGGGTGCTCCTTTTTCACTGGGGAATACTGGCAGCAGTACTGGAAACCCAGTAGTGAGCACTCCAGCCAGTCCTTACAGACTAAGTATTGGAGAATTTCTTACCAACAGAAGAGACTCAACTACTACTTTCAGCAGCACAAGCAGCCTGGCTAAACTTTTGCAAGAACGAGGCATCTCTGCCAAGGTTTATGACAGCCCCATGTTAGAAAAACTGCCTTTGCTGCAACCCCCTCAAACTCTTCTCATTCCTTCTACTCCACCAAATTCTCCTTCACGTTCCCCTTGTCCTTCCCCTCCACCATTTGAGCCTCGAGTGCATCACTCGGAGAATTTCCTGGCTTCTCGACCAGCAGAGACGTTTTTGCAGGAAATGTATGGCCCAAAGCCTTCCTGTAACATCCCAGACGTAGGCCAGCTGAAGATGAGCCTCGTGGACAGACTGAAGAGGCTGGGCATTGCCAGGGTGATCAAGCCCCCTGAAACACAGGACCATGGCAAGAATCAGGGGCCAGAGGTTGGCTTGCAGAGGCAGGACTCAGCTGGGTTTTTAAATGCAGGTAGCAATTTAATGGCAGGACTCAGAAGAAACCAGAGTCTTCCAGCCATAAttggagcactgggagctccTGTTTGCACACAGTCATCAAAAATGGATATACTAAAGGAAGACTAA
- the TRAK2 gene encoding trafficking kinesin-binding protein 2 isoform X3, producing the protein MSFDSRGLESVPDGCSNEDLPEVELVSMLEEQLPDYKLRVDSLYLHENADWIQPMACHGWLPEMASSAREEDSFCYMILGTENTEQKDYGEADMVKRLLAEKDRDLELAARIGQALLKRNHLLMEQNEALEEQLGQTLDRVNQLQHELSKKDDLLRIVSIASEESETDSSCSTPLRFNESFTVSHDPLQLDVLQDKLRELEEENLALRSKACHLKSETITYEEKEQQLVNDCVKELRQTNAQISRITEELSEKSEEVIHYQEEISSLLSQIVDLQHKLKENVIEKEELKLHLQASKDAQRQLTAELHEFQDRNAECLGMLHESQEEVKLLRSRASSVACLCHPQSCGAFPVDSLAAEIEGTMRKELSQGDQSVLSKQKGQQKRVFDTVKIANTIHGRSSSFPAPLPIPGSNRSSAVMTAKPFQSGTHHLESHARVAPGSSSEKNLKDTHSPGQPGTPGDNDLVTALHRLSLRRQNYLSEKQFFEEEWDRKLHLLAEQKEEASSCSTPTESSFSPSTNSEFTDLSASSSNLRVLLPEKLQIVKPIEGSQTLFHWQQLARPNLGTILDPRPGVVTKGFTPLSDDTVHHISDLEEDDEEEGEGGITFQAQQSFPEEKKCALAKPAAGIFLPPVTSAALPLTASNPGKCLSSTNSTFTFTTCRILHPSDVTQVTPSSMGAPFSLGNTGSSTGNPVVSTPASPYRLSIGEFLTNRRDSTTTFSSTSSLAKLLQERGISAKVYDSPMLEKLPLLQPPQTLLIPSTPPNSPSRSPCPSPPPFEPRVHHSENFLASRPAETFLQEMYGPKPSCNIPDVGQLKMSLVDRLKRLGIARVIKPPETQDHGKNQGPEVGLQRQDSAGFLNAGSNLMAGLRRNQSLPAIIGALGAPVCTQSSKMDILKED; encoded by the exons ATGAGTTTTGATTCCAGGGGCTTGGAGAGCGTCCCTG ACGGCTGCTCCAATGAGGACCTTCCTGAGGTGGAGTTGGTGAGCATGCTGGAAGAACAGTTGCCAGATTACAAGTTACGAGTAGACTCTCTGTACCTGCATGAAAATGCAGACTGGATTCAGCCCATGGCTTGCCATGGCTGGCTGCCAGAGATGGCTTCTTCAGCTCGTGAGGAGGACTCCTTCTGTTACATGA TTCTTGGCACAGAAAATACGGAGCAGAAAGACTACGGTGAAGCTGACATGGTCAAACGTCTGTTAGCTGAG AAAGATCGGGACCTGGAACTGGCAGCACGGATTGGACAAGCCCTCCTTAAGCGAAATCATCTGTTGATGGAGCAGAATGAAGCACTGGAAGAACAGTTAGGACAAACTCTAGACAGA GTTAACCAGCTGCAGCATGAGCTGTCGAAGAAGGATGACCTGCTGCGTATTGTTTCCATCGCCTCTGAGGAGAGTGAGACAGATTCCAGCTGTTCCACACCACTGCGCTTCAACGAGTCTTTCACTGTGTCCCATGATCCATTGCAGCTGGATGTCCTGCAGGATAAACTCcgagagctggaggaggagaacCTGGCTCTGCGATCCAAG GCTTGCCATCTGAAGTCAGAAACCATTACATATGAAGAGAAGGAACAGCAGCTGGTCAATGACTGTGTCAAAGAACTCC GGCAAACAAATGCTCAGATTTCCAGGATAACAGAGGAGTTGTCAGAGAAGAGTGAGGAGGTGATTCACTACCAGGAAGAGATCTCATCCCTTTTGTCCCAGATTGTTGATCTTCAGCATAAACTCAAAGAG aATGTGATTGAGAAGGAGGAGCTGAAACTTCACTTACAAGCCTCCAAAGATGCTCAGAGACAGCTGACAGCAGAG CTCCATGAGTTTCAAGATCGGAATGCAGAGTGTCTGGGGATGTTGCATGAGTCCCAGGAAGAAGTGAAGTTGCTGCgcagcagagccagctctgTCGCTTGTCTCTGCCACCCGCAGTCCTGTGGAGCATTTCCTGTG GATTCCCTTGCAGCAGAAATTGAAGGGACAATGCGGAAGGAATTAAGTCAGGGTGATCAATCAGTTCTCTCCAAGCAAAA GGGTCAACAGAAGCGAGTGTTTGACACTGTCAAGATTGCTAATACCATCCATGGCCGctcctcttcctttcctgcCCCATTGCCAATCCCTGGATCAAATCGCTCGAGTGCTGTTATGACAGCAAAGCCCTTCCAGTCTGGCACGCACCACTTGGAGAGCCACGCACGGGTGGcaccagggagcagctctgagaaGAATTTGAA AGACACTCACAGTCCTGGCCAGCCGGGAACCCCTGGAGACAATGACTTGGTCACAGCTCTGCACAGGCTCTCCCTGCGTCGTCAGAACTACCTGAGTGAGAAGCAGTTCTTCGAGGAGGAGTGGGACCGAAAATTGCATTTGCTTGCTGAGCAGAAAGAAGAGGCTAGTAGCTGCAGTACACCAACAGAAAGCTCTTTTTCCCCAAGTACAAACTCAGAATTCACGGATCTCTCTGCCAGCTCTAGCAATCTCCGTGTTCTCCTACCAGAGAAGTTGCAAATTGTCAAACCCATTGAAG GATCTCAGACCCTTTTTCATTGGCAGCAGCTTGCTCGACCCAACCTTGGCACGATTCTAGACCCAAGACCAGGTGTTGTTACTAAAGGCTTTACCCCTCTGTCTGATGATACTGTGCACCACATCTCTGACCTGGAGGAAGATGATGAGGAAGAGGGTGAAGGAGGTATAACATTTCAAGCACAACAGTCCttcccagaggaaaagaaatgtgcattggcaaaaccagcagcaggCATTTTCCTGCCACCTGTTACTTCAGCAGCACTACCACTCACTG CCTCAAATCCAGGGAAGTGTCTATCTTCAACAAATTCCACATTTACCTTCACTACCTGTAGGATCCTTCACCCATCTGATGTCACTCAAGTAACTCCCAG ttccaTGGGTGCTCCTTTTTCACTGGGGAATACTGGCAGCAGTACTGGAAACCCAGTAGTGAGCACTCCAGCCAGTCCTTACAGACTAAGTATTGGAGAATTTCTTACCAACAGAAGAGACTCAACTACTACTTTCAGCAGCACAAGCAGCCTGGCTAAACTTTTGCAAGAACGAGGCATCTCTGCCAAGGTTTATGACAGCCCCATGTTAGAAAAACTGCCTTTGCTGCAACCCCCTCAAACTCTTCTCATTCCTTCTACTCCACCAAATTCTCCTTCACGTTCCCCTTGTCCTTCCCCTCCACCATTTGAGCCTCGAGTGCATCACTCGGAGAATTTCCTGGCTTCTCGACCAGCAGAGACGTTTTTGCAGGAAATGTATGGCCCAAAGCCTTCCTGTAACATCCCAGACGTAGGCCAGCTGAAGATGAGCCTCGTGGACAGACTGAAGAGGCTGGGCATTGCCAGGGTGATCAAGCCCCCTGAAACACAGGACCATGGCAAGAATCAGGGGCCAGAGGTTGGCTTGCAGAGGCAGGACTCAGCTGGGTTTTTAAATGCAGGTAGCAATTTAATGGCAGGACTCAGAAGAAACCAGAGTCTTCCAGCCATAAttggagcactgggagctccTGTTTGCACACAGTCATCAAAAATGGATATACTAAAGGAAGACTAA
- the TRAK2 gene encoding trafficking kinesin-binding protein 2 isoform X4 codes for MAVDLEYGPAYRNGCSNEDLPEVELVSMLEEQLPDYKLRVDSLYLHENADWIQPMACHGWLPEMASSAREEDSFCYMILGTENTEQKDYGEADMVKRLLAEKDRDLELAARIGQALLKRNHLLMEQNEALEEQLGQTLDRVNQLQHELSKKDDLLRIVSIASEESETDSSCSTPLRFNESFTVSHDPLQLDVLQDKLRELEEENLALRSKACHLKSETITYEEKEQQLVNDCVKELRQTNAQISRITEELSEKSEEVIHYQEEISSLLSQIVDLQHKLKENVIEKEELKLHLQASKDAQRQLTAELHEFQDRNAECLGMLHESQEEVKLLRSRASSVACLCHPQSCGAFPVDSLAAEIEGTMRKELSQGDQSVLSKQKGQQKRVFDTVKIANTIHGRSSSFPAPLPIPGSNRSSAVMTAKPFQSGTHHLESHARVAPGSSSEKNLKDTHSPGQPGTPGDNDLVTALHRLSLRRQNYLSEKQFFEEEWDRKLHLLAEQKEEASSCSTPTESSFSPSTNSEFTDLSASSSNLRVLLPEKLQIVKPIEGSQTLFHWQQLARPNLGTILDPRPGVVTKGFTPLSDDTVHHISDLEEDDEEEGEGGITFQAQQSFPEEKKCALAKPAAGIFLPPVTSAALPLTASNPGKCLSSTNSTFTFTTCRILHPSDVTQVTPSSMGAPFSLGNTGSSTGNPVVSTPASPYRLSIGEFLTNRRDSTTTFSSTSSLAKLLQERGISAKVYDSPMLEKLPLLQPPQTLLIPSTPPNSPSRSPCPSPPPFEPRVHHSENFLASRPAETFLQEMYGPKPSCNIPDVGQLKMSLVDRLKRLGIARVIKPPETQDHGKNQGPEVGLQRQDSAGFLNAGSNLMAGLRRNQSLPAIIGALGAPVCTQSSKMDILKED; via the exons ATGGCAGTAGATCTGGAGTATGGACCAGCCTACAGAA ACGGCTGCTCCAATGAGGACCTTCCTGAGGTGGAGTTGGTGAGCATGCTGGAAGAACAGTTGCCAGATTACAAGTTACGAGTAGACTCTCTGTACCTGCATGAAAATGCAGACTGGATTCAGCCCATGGCTTGCCATGGCTGGCTGCCAGAGATGGCTTCTTCAGCTCGTGAGGAGGACTCCTTCTGTTACATGA TTCTTGGCACAGAAAATACGGAGCAGAAAGACTACGGTGAAGCTGACATGGTCAAACGTCTGTTAGCTGAG AAAGATCGGGACCTGGAACTGGCAGCACGGATTGGACAAGCCCTCCTTAAGCGAAATCATCTGTTGATGGAGCAGAATGAAGCACTGGAAGAACAGTTAGGACAAACTCTAGACAGA GTTAACCAGCTGCAGCATGAGCTGTCGAAGAAGGATGACCTGCTGCGTATTGTTTCCATCGCCTCTGAGGAGAGTGAGACAGATTCCAGCTGTTCCACACCACTGCGCTTCAACGAGTCTTTCACTGTGTCCCATGATCCATTGCAGCTGGATGTCCTGCAGGATAAACTCcgagagctggaggaggagaacCTGGCTCTGCGATCCAAG GCTTGCCATCTGAAGTCAGAAACCATTACATATGAAGAGAAGGAACAGCAGCTGGTCAATGACTGTGTCAAAGAACTCC GGCAAACAAATGCTCAGATTTCCAGGATAACAGAGGAGTTGTCAGAGAAGAGTGAGGAGGTGATTCACTACCAGGAAGAGATCTCATCCCTTTTGTCCCAGATTGTTGATCTTCAGCATAAACTCAAAGAG aATGTGATTGAGAAGGAGGAGCTGAAACTTCACTTACAAGCCTCCAAAGATGCTCAGAGACAGCTGACAGCAGAG CTCCATGAGTTTCAAGATCGGAATGCAGAGTGTCTGGGGATGTTGCATGAGTCCCAGGAAGAAGTGAAGTTGCTGCgcagcagagccagctctgTCGCTTGTCTCTGCCACCCGCAGTCCTGTGGAGCATTTCCTGTG GATTCCCTTGCAGCAGAAATTGAAGGGACAATGCGGAAGGAATTAAGTCAGGGTGATCAATCAGTTCTCTCCAAGCAAAA GGGTCAACAGAAGCGAGTGTTTGACACTGTCAAGATTGCTAATACCATCCATGGCCGctcctcttcctttcctgcCCCATTGCCAATCCCTGGATCAAATCGCTCGAGTGCTGTTATGACAGCAAAGCCCTTCCAGTCTGGCACGCACCACTTGGAGAGCCACGCACGGGTGGcaccagggagcagctctgagaaGAATTTGAA AGACACTCACAGTCCTGGCCAGCCGGGAACCCCTGGAGACAATGACTTGGTCACAGCTCTGCACAGGCTCTCCCTGCGTCGTCAGAACTACCTGAGTGAGAAGCAGTTCTTCGAGGAGGAGTGGGACCGAAAATTGCATTTGCTTGCTGAGCAGAAAGAAGAGGCTAGTAGCTGCAGTACACCAACAGAAAGCTCTTTTTCCCCAAGTACAAACTCAGAATTCACGGATCTCTCTGCCAGCTCTAGCAATCTCCGTGTTCTCCTACCAGAGAAGTTGCAAATTGTCAAACCCATTGAAG GATCTCAGACCCTTTTTCATTGGCAGCAGCTTGCTCGACCCAACCTTGGCACGATTCTAGACCCAAGACCAGGTGTTGTTACTAAAGGCTTTACCCCTCTGTCTGATGATACTGTGCACCACATCTCTGACCTGGAGGAAGATGATGAGGAAGAGGGTGAAGGAGGTATAACATTTCAAGCACAACAGTCCttcccagaggaaaagaaatgtgcattggcaaaaccagcagcaggCATTTTCCTGCCACCTGTTACTTCAGCAGCACTACCACTCACTG CCTCAAATCCAGGGAAGTGTCTATCTTCAACAAATTCCACATTTACCTTCACTACCTGTAGGATCCTTCACCCATCTGATGTCACTCAAGTAACTCCCAG ttccaTGGGTGCTCCTTTTTCACTGGGGAATACTGGCAGCAGTACTGGAAACCCAGTAGTGAGCACTCCAGCCAGTCCTTACAGACTAAGTATTGGAGAATTTCTTACCAACAGAAGAGACTCAACTACTACTTTCAGCAGCACAAGCAGCCTGGCTAAACTTTTGCAAGAACGAGGCATCTCTGCCAAGGTTTATGACAGCCCCATGTTAGAAAAACTGCCTTTGCTGCAACCCCCTCAAACTCTTCTCATTCCTTCTACTCCACCAAATTCTCCTTCACGTTCCCCTTGTCCTTCCCCTCCACCATTTGAGCCTCGAGTGCATCACTCGGAGAATTTCCTGGCTTCTCGACCAGCAGAGACGTTTTTGCAGGAAATGTATGGCCCAAAGCCTTCCTGTAACATCCCAGACGTAGGCCAGCTGAAGATGAGCCTCGTGGACAGACTGAAGAGGCTGGGCATTGCCAGGGTGATCAAGCCCCCTGAAACACAGGACCATGGCAAGAATCAGGGGCCAGAGGTTGGCTTGCAGAGGCAGGACTCAGCTGGGTTTTTAAATGCAGGTAGCAATTTAATGGCAGGACTCAGAAGAAACCAGAGTCTTCCAGCCATAAttggagcactgggagctccTGTTTGCACACAGTCATCAAAAATGGATATACTAAAGGAAGACTAA